In the genome of Myroides phaeus, one region contains:
- the bshC gene encoding bacillithiol biosynthesis cysteine-adding enzyme BshC: protein MPLDKITFQNSGYFSKLMVDYLNQVDTLKPLYNNFPTLENFGKQIAEKQNNFPVANRQVLTKALLQQYTNVSASDKTIANIQSLANENTFTITTGHQLNLFTGPLYFLYKIISVINLTEQLKKEYPQNNFVPIYWMATEDHDFEEINHFIFDEKVICWNKESKGPVGRLSTEGLDKVFEVFKAHVGVGANAQKIKDLFESAYLKHNNLTDATRYLANELFAAYGLVIVDGDDVELKKLFIPYVEQELLNQSAIKEVEKSFPILNDYLIQVNPREINLFYILDDLRERIVFENDVYKVNHTPIQFTKEELLAELYAHPERFSPNVILRPLYQEIILPNLCYIGGGGELAYWLELKKVFELHQITFPMLLLRNSVLLATQKQVDKMDKLNLSWSDMFMKQQPLMDVKTKAYSEIEFNFDQQRQVLIDQFKTLEEIAAKTDKSFIGAVQAQSKKQLKGLDNLEKRLMKAEKRSHKDQLERIAMLQNELFPNNSLQERIVNFSVYYKEYGDDLIKALFDKQQPLEQDFDIITL from the coding sequence ATGCCTTTAGATAAAATCACGTTTCAAAACTCGGGCTATTTTTCAAAGTTAATGGTGGACTACCTAAATCAGGTAGATACTTTAAAACCGTTGTACAACAACTTTCCTACTTTGGAGAATTTTGGAAAACAAATAGCTGAGAAACAAAACAATTTTCCTGTTGCAAACAGACAGGTGCTTACTAAGGCGCTATTACAACAATATACTAACGTATCGGCTTCTGATAAAACTATTGCTAATATTCAGTCGTTGGCAAACGAAAACACGTTTACCATTACAACAGGACATCAGCTAAACTTATTTACAGGGCCACTATACTTCTTATATAAAATTATCTCTGTTATTAATTTGACAGAACAATTGAAAAAAGAATACCCTCAAAACAACTTTGTACCTATCTATTGGATGGCAACTGAAGACCACGATTTTGAAGAGATTAATCACTTCATTTTTGACGAAAAAGTCATCTGTTGGAACAAAGAAAGCAAAGGTCCTGTTGGGCGTTTGAGTACAGAGGGATTAGATAAAGTATTTGAAGTGTTTAAAGCTCACGTTGGTGTTGGTGCTAATGCGCAAAAAATAAAAGACTTGTTTGAGTCGGCTTATTTAAAACACAACAATCTTACAGATGCTACTCGCTATTTGGCAAATGAACTTTTTGCTGCTTATGGTTTAGTAATCGTAGATGGAGATGATGTGGAGTTAAAGAAACTTTTTATTCCTTATGTGGAGCAAGAACTGCTAAACCAAAGTGCAATTAAAGAAGTTGAAAAGAGTTTCCCTATTTTAAATGATTACTTGATACAGGTAAATCCGAGAGAGATTAACTTGTTTTACATCTTAGATGATTTGCGCGAGCGAATTGTGTTTGAAAATGATGTCTATAAAGTAAACCACACTCCTATTCAATTTACGAAAGAAGAATTGTTGGCTGAACTTTATGCTCATCCTGAACGCTTTAGTCCTAATGTGATTCTTAGACCTTTATACCAAGAGATTATTCTGCCTAACCTTTGTTATATCGGTGGTGGTGGTGAATTGGCTTATTGGTTAGAATTGAAAAAGGTATTTGAACTACACCAAATTACTTTTCCAATGTTATTACTGAGAAACTCAGTATTATTGGCTACGCAAAAGCAAGTGGATAAGATGGATAAATTAAACTTGTCGTGGAGCGATATGTTTATGAAGCAACAACCGTTGATGGATGTAAAAACGAAAGCATATTCTGAGATTGAGTTCAACTTTGACCAACAACGCCAAGTGTTAATTGATCAGTTTAAAACGTTAGAAGAAATTGCTGCAAAAACAGATAAATCATTTATTGGTGCTGTGCAGGCGCAATCTAAAAAGCAGTTGAAAGGCTTGGACAACCTTGAAAAGCGATTGATGAAAGCTGAAAAAAGAAGTCATAAAGATCAGTTGGAACGCATCGCTATGTTGCAAAATGAGTTGTTTCCAAACAACAGTTTACAAGAGAGAATTGTAAACTTCTCCGTTTATTACAAAGAATACGGTGATGATTTAATCAAAGCGTTGTTTGATAAACAACAACCGTTAGAACAAGATTTTGATATTATTACTTTATAA
- a CDS encoding B12-binding domain-containing radical SAM protein, translated as MNTTITFITPPFTQLNTPYPATAYIKGFLNTLDISAYQSDLGIEVILTLFSTEGLKQLFDYIHEHAEEVSANTHRILALEEDYIATIGPVIAFLQGKNPTLAHTIVQEDFLPRASRFEQLEELEWAFGTMGIIDKAKHLATLYLEDISDLIVETVDSNFGFSRYAERLGRSAHSFDELYNALQQPLTYIDEITVALLSKIIDKSNPKIVGFSVPFPGNLYSSFRCAQWIKKHHPHIKITMGGGFPNTELRSLKDVRVFEFFDFITLDDGEAPLENLILYVEGKIAQEELKRTLVAKDNEVVYINNPLKRDYKQSEVGTPDYSDLPLTEYISVIEIVNPMHRMWSDGRWNKLTMAHGCYWGKCTFCDISLDYIKVYEPIAAKQIVDRMQTLIEQTGETGFHFVDEAAPPALMREVALEILRRKLTVTWWTNIRFEKSFTRDLCLLLKASGCIAVSGGLEVASDRLLKLIDKGVTVEQVARVNRNFTEAGVLVHAYLMYGFPTQTAQETIDSLEMVRQLFEAGVMQSGFWHQFAMTAHSPVGMNPEKYKVNSLLQEEGSFANNDVPHEEMSGAIHDKFSFGLKKSLFNYMHGMCFDWPLNEWFDFKVPRTSIQPDYIFSCLNNEPLPVFKPNQKVCWLGTFPFVEYFEKKKKGRVFEMAQLIFYTKKETVTVDVDRVVGDWFVQFVEQLKEKASQTMTYQEMKKSFEEFTNEDFEPFWYSKPAQALRDMALLVL; from the coding sequence GTGAATACAACAATTACTTTTATAACCCCTCCTTTTACACAACTTAACACCCCATATCCTGCAACAGCCTATATCAAAGGATTTTTGAATACCCTTGACATATCGGCTTATCAATCGGATTTAGGGATAGAAGTTATATTAACCTTATTTAGTACAGAAGGGTTAAAGCAATTGTTTGACTATATTCACGAACACGCAGAAGAAGTATCTGCTAATACTCATCGTATCTTAGCGTTAGAAGAGGATTATATTGCTACAATCGGTCCTGTTATTGCTTTCTTACAAGGGAAGAATCCTACTTTAGCTCACACTATTGTTCAAGAGGACTTCTTGCCTCGTGCTTCTCGTTTTGAGCAGTTGGAGGAGTTAGAATGGGCGTTTGGAACAATGGGAATTATTGATAAAGCCAAGCATTTAGCAACGCTTTATTTAGAAGATATTTCTGACTTAATTGTAGAAACTGTTGATAGTAATTTCGGTTTTAGTCGTTATGCTGAACGATTAGGTCGTTCTGCTCATTCTTTTGACGAACTATATAATGCGTTACAACAACCGTTGACGTATATCGACGAAATAACAGTTGCCCTATTGTCTAAAATAATCGACAAGTCTAATCCTAAGATTGTCGGGTTTTCAGTGCCTTTCCCAGGAAATTTATACAGTAGTTTTCGCTGTGCACAGTGGATTAAAAAACACCATCCTCACATCAAGATTACTATGGGCGGTGGTTTTCCAAATACAGAACTACGTTCGTTAAAAGACGTAAGGGTATTTGAGTTTTTCGATTTCATTACTTTAGACGATGGTGAGGCTCCTTTGGAGAACTTGATTTTATATGTAGAAGGGAAGATTGCACAAGAGGAATTAAAGCGTACGTTAGTTGCTAAAGACAATGAGGTGGTTTATATCAACAACCCATTGAAACGCGACTATAAACAATCGGAAGTGGGAACACCTGATTATTCAGATTTACCATTGACGGAATATATATCAGTTATTGAAATTGTCAATCCAATGCACCGAATGTGGAGTGATGGGCGATGGAATAAACTAACAATGGCACACGGTTGTTATTGGGGTAAATGTACTTTCTGTGATATTAGTTTAGACTATATCAAGGTGTACGAGCCTATTGCAGCCAAGCAGATTGTTGATAGAATGCAAACGCTGATTGAGCAAACAGGGGAAACAGGTTTTCACTTTGTAGACGAAGCAGCACCACCAGCTTTAATGCGTGAAGTTGCTTTAGAAATCTTGCGTAGAAAGTTAACCGTAACGTGGTGGACAAATATTCGCTTTGAAAAGAGCTTTACGCGTGATTTGTGTTTATTGCTAAAGGCATCAGGTTGTATTGCTGTTTCAGGGGGATTAGAAGTTGCCTCAGACCGTTTGTTGAAATTAATTGACAAAGGAGTAACGGTAGAACAAGTAGCTCGTGTGAATAGAAACTTTACAGAAGCTGGTGTGTTAGTTCACGCGTATTTGATGTATGGTTTTCCAACGCAAACAGCTCAAGAAACGATAGACAGTTTAGAGATGGTACGTCAGCTATTTGAAGCTGGGGTAATGCAGTCTGGTTTCTGGCATCAATTTGCAATGACAGCCCATTCGCCAGTGGGTATGAATCCTGAAAAATACAAAGTAAACAGTCTTTTACAAGAAGAAGGAAGTTTTGCAAATAACGATGTACCACACGAAGAAATGAGTGGTGCTATACACGATAAGTTTTCATTTGGCTTAAAGAAATCGCTGTTTAACTATATGCACGGTATGTGTTTTGACTGGCCATTAAACGAGTGGTTTGACTTCAAAGTACCCCGTACAAGTATTCAGCCAGATTATATATTTAGTTGTTTGAATAACGAGCCGTTGCCTGTGTTTAAACCAAATCAAAAAGTATGTTGGTTGGGAACTTTTCCTTTTGTTGAATATTTCGAGAAAAAGAAGAAGGGTAGAGTATTTGAAATGGCACAGTTGATTTTTTACACTAAGAAAGAAACAGTAACAGTAGATGTTGATAGAGTAGTAGGAGATTGGTTTGTACAGTTTGTTGAACAGCTAAAAGAAAAAGCATCACAAACGATGACATATCAAGAAATGAAGAAGAGTTTTGAGGAGTTTACCAATGAAGACTTTGAACCATTCTGGTATTCAAAACCAGCACAAGCCTTGAGAGATATGGCCTTATTGGTGTTATAA
- a CDS encoding type II toxin-antitoxin system ParD family antitoxin, translating into MEKSTQIILGDYFDNFINVQIQRGKYSSVNEVVKAAMELFEQTESKRELLDTALEKGIQSGFVNDFNEIKFLKDLNQRYTEKAAI; encoded by the coding sequence ATGGAAAAAAGTACTCAAATAATATTAGGAGACTATTTTGATAACTTTATCAATGTACAAATTCAAAGAGGAAAATATTCTTCTGTAAATGAAGTTGTAAAAGCAGCTATGGAATTATTTGAACAAACAGAAAGCAAAAGGGAATTATTAGACACTGCCTTAGAAAAAGGTATACAATCTGGCTTTGTAAATGATTTTAATGAGATTAAATTCTTAAAAGACCTCAATCAAAGATATACAGAAAAAGCCGCTATATAG
- a CDS encoding SdpI family protein, whose protein sequence is MIILIITSVIFILLGLICPQIKTINGFIGYKTYRAMKNQRNWEFAQKYSGKLMLYFGATSAIYTVLAYLFPFINIGESLYFIVLTLYIAFLIYKTETALKKIEQEVRKHNTTNN, encoded by the coding sequence ATGATTATTTTAATAATAACATCTGTTATTTTTATTCTGTTAGGACTTATTTGTCCACAAATTAAAACGATAAATGGTTTTATAGGTTATAAAACTTATCGTGCTATGAAAAACCAACGCAATTGGGAGTTTGCACAAAAATATAGTGGTAAACTAATGCTTTATTTTGGTGCTACCTCAGCTATTTATACTGTCTTAGCCTATCTATTTCCTTTTATAAACATTGGCGAGAGTTTGTATTTTATAGTACTCACACTTTATATAGCATTCCTTATTTACAAAACAGAAACTGCTTTAAAAAAGATAGAACAAGAAGTCAGAAAACATAACACAACAAACAACTGA
- a CDS encoding DUF3784 domain-containing protein codes for MIPFIVTAAILFALSFILTVDNADGLLSGYNTLSDERKAKYDIHKIVPFINKLLRISALLILLGGALSFILNNGIIGLIALIYIPVIIIIGGGIYSRFKHTTDPFRLYEKILYTAIIALMIYLTVTIQWSEVTLESLTTAN; via the coding sequence ATGATTCCGTTTATAGTTACCGCAGCAATATTATTTGCACTTAGCTTCATTTTAACTGTTGATAATGCCGACGGATTATTATCTGGTTATAATACGTTATCAGATGAGCGAAAAGCAAAGTATGATATCCATAAAATTGTTCCATTTATCAATAAACTGCTAAGAATTTCTGCTCTGCTTATTTTGTTAGGAGGGGCACTTTCCTTTATTCTAAATAATGGTATTATTGGATTAATCGCTCTTATCTATATTCCAGTTATTATAATAATAGGAGGCGGAATTTACAGTAGATTCAAACACACGACTGACCCATTTCGTCTGTATGAAAAAATCTTATATACAGCAATTATTGCTTTAATGATTTATCTAACTGTCACTATTCAATGGAGTGAAGTAACCTTAGAATCATTAACAACAGCTAATTAA
- a CDS encoding alpha/beta hydrolase: MKKLLHTLILCLAIAPAFAQTQTIDIDAELQGDLYKAKSESKQLAIIIAGSGPTDRNGNSLPSLNANSYKLLAEGLQQEGINVFTFDKRIITKLKNNTIKDYTHDFDENVKDVNLIIAHFKNQYPSITLIGHSEGALMANLATIQNKEVTHFVSLQGAGESIDQIMDWQLIKQMPFFETQIKAIHAQLKSGKPATDIPPMLQGLYNPGNQAYLISWMKYNPTEEIKKVNVPVLIVQGDKDLQVVTEQGELLKKALPTATLTTIKGMNHVLKTVEKDEENLATYSKPLLPLHKEIVPLIANFIKQ, encoded by the coding sequence ATGAAAAAACTACTACACACACTTATCTTGTGTTTAGCAATTGCTCCTGCTTTTGCCCAAACACAAACCATCGATATTGATGCAGAATTACAAGGCGATTTATACAAAGCAAAATCAGAAAGCAAGCAGTTAGCTATTATCATTGCTGGTTCTGGACCTACTGATCGAAATGGAAATAGCCTCCCTTCTTTGAATGCTAATTCCTACAAACTATTAGCTGAGGGGTTACAACAAGAGGGCATTAATGTCTTTACTTTTGACAAACGCATTATCACTAAATTGAAGAACAATACCATTAAAGACTATACACACGACTTTGACGAAAATGTAAAAGACGTGAACCTCATCATTGCTCATTTTAAAAATCAATACCCTTCTATCACTTTAATCGGACATAGTGAAGGTGCGTTGATGGCAAATCTGGCTACTATTCAAAATAAAGAAGTAACACATTTTGTTTCTCTACAAGGTGCGGGAGAGTCGATAGACCAAATAATGGATTGGCAATTGATAAAACAAATGCCTTTTTTTGAAACACAGATTAAAGCGATTCACGCACAACTGAAAAGTGGTAAACCCGCTACTGATATTCCGCCAATGCTACAAGGATTGTATAATCCAGGCAATCAAGCGTATTTAATTTCGTGGATGAAATACAATCCGACAGAAGAAATTAAAAAAGTAAATGTACCCGTACTTATTGTTCAAGGAGATAAAGATTTGCAAGTGGTTACTGAACAAGGAGAACTCCTTAAAAAAGCGTTACCAACAGCAACTTTAACAACCATAAAAGGGATGAATCACGTATTGAAAACAGTAGAAAAAGACGAAGAAAACTTAGCTACTTACAGCAAACCATTGCTACCGTTACACAAAGAAATTGTACCACTTATTGCTAACTTTATTAAACAGTAA